DNA sequence from the Bacteroidia bacterium genome:
TATGCCCGGCTTTATCCACAAATCTGGCACCATCGGAATCGTAAGCCGCTCCGGAACATTAACCTACGAAGCCGTTGACCAAGTAACCAAACAAGGACTTGGCCAATCTACTTGCGTAGGGATAGGCGGAGACCCCATAATTGGCTCTACACACTTAGATATTATTCGCTTATTTAACGAAGACCCTGCTACAGAGGGGATTATCTTAATTGGAGAAATCGGCGGGCAAAATGAAGAAATTGCTGCCGAATACATCAAAAATCATGTGCGGAAGCCGGTCGTTGGATTTATAGCCGGCCAAACAGCCCCTCCCGGCAGACGTATGGGGCACGCAGGCGCAATCGTATCCGGCGGAAAAGGAACAGCCAAAGAAAAAATGAGCGTCATGGCAGCCTGCGGCATCTATGTAGTAGAATCACCAGCCGAAATAGGATACATGATGGCACAAGCCCTCATCAAAACCAAAGTATAAATTAGCACAACAAAAAATATAAGGTTAGACGTGGGTGAAAAAAAAACGTACTACGTCATCAAAATAAAGGGAAAAGCCAAAATTCCTGACTATATCCAAGTAAGAGATAGCTCATTCACTCTGGTTGGCTATTTTCGGATAGGGCACAACGAACGCTCAAGTGAACGTAATGCCAGTAGCAATACTATACTATTCAAAAAAATAGACCAACTAACTGTAGATACCCCGTTTGGAATTGTAACTCCAATAGAGATTTCTGATGATGACTAACTATCTGGTAGAAGCCGAAAGTTTATTTCTCAACTTCGGCACAAAAGTAATTTTAGAGAACATTACTTTTAAGATTCAGCAGGGGGAGTTTGTGTATCTAACAGGCAGAACCGGATCTGGAAAGAGTACGCTATTACGCTCTTTGTATGCAGATGTTCCGGTTCATAAAGGTTCTCTCCGAATAGGGAAATATCAGTTGCAAAATCTGCCTCATGCTCAGTATCCGTATTTACGTAGGACGCTGGGCGTTGTTTTTCAGGATTTTCAGCTTTTGCCGGATAGGTCTGTTGCCGAAAATATTGCTTTTGTGATGCGTGCTATCGGGATAAATAAAACAGCCGAGATAAAAGCCCGAGTTACCGAAGTCTTGATGCAAGTTGGCTTAGCGTCCCGCGCTAACAATTACCCCCACCAGCTATCCGGCGGGGAGCAGCAACGTACTGCCCTTGCACGCGCATTGGTAAATAACCCTCTCCTAATCATCGCAGATGAACCTACCGGAAACTTAGACCCTGAAGTTACTGATTATCTAATGAAACTTATTCGGGAAATAAACCAAAAAGGTACTACCATCATCATGGCTACCCATGAAATAAGCCTTATCCAGCGTTATCCGGCAAGGGTGCTGACCTGCGAAGCCGGAAAACTATTTGAAACCCAACCTAAATTTATCTAAATACAAAATATCATGCCCATTATCAGACCTTTTTTGGGGCTATCACCCAAGATACATTTATCAGCCTTTATTGCAGAAAATGCTACAATTATCGGAGATGTAGAGTTAGCAGCGTGGAGCAGCGTTTGGTATAACGCTGTTTTGAGAGGAGATGTTGGCAAAATTGCCGTTGGTGCACGCTCCAATATTCAAGACGGTGTTGTGATTCACAGCACAGCCGGTTATTCTACTGTTCAGATTGGCGAAGATGTTACCATAGGGCATTCCGCAATTTTGCACGGCTGCGTTATTGGAAACTGTGTGCTGATTGGTATGGGAGCTATTGTTTTGGATAACGCAATTATACCCGATAACTGCATGGTTGCTGCCGGCTCCGTTGTTTCAGAGCGTTCTCAGTTAGAATCCGGATTCTTGTATGCCGGAATCCCTGCCAAAAAAATTAAACCTCTCACAGAGCAGCGTATTCAAAGTATTTTATTATCGGCATTTCACTATGTAGAAAATGCCAAAAATTACCGCTAAGCCAAATTGCGGCTCAGCAAGAAAGCTATGATTTTGTTGGTGAATCATTATTGCTATCATAGCATCATGGGTTCTCTGGTTTCTTGAAAAAGCAAGTAGTTCTCCTCGCTAACAGCCTGCTTCTATCTTGTAATGAGTTATTTACGTTTTATATTTCCTTCGTTAATTTCAATCAGGAAACTGCTTAATAGTGGATAACCCAACTTTGATTTTCAGATAAAGACATATTAGAAACCGTCTGTTGGATTTTGGGAATAATACTTGGTTGCTGAATATCCCAGCGTTCACAAAAGTCGTTAGAAACTTTATTTAGTCGGGTGCAGTTATTTTGTAGCAAGGTGGTGCGTACCGATTTGGCTTGTTGGTGGTGGTTTTGCCATAAAGTAACTTCCGGCTGCCACACAATATCTTCGGAAATAGTTCCGGGTAAATCTTCCGCACCAAGTGTCCAGTAAGCAGTGTCTTTTTCTACAAAAAAACGATTAAGCTCCCATTCTAACCCATAATGAGCCGTTTTTTGCCAGCTATTTGCAAAGTCTGCCCACAAAATTACTGCTGGATATTGCTGCCGAATATCGTTTGTAAGTTTTTCTAATAGAAGAGCTTCTCCAATACGTTCATTAAAAGGAACAAAAATAATCAGTTTAGGCTGTTTTCCGGTATTGATAAATGATTCTAATGGTTTATGGTCATCTTCTTTATCCAGAAGAAGTAATTCACTATTTAAGGCAGTTTTTTGAAGATTTGTTTGCCAATTTTGGCTTCGGCTACTTGCCATATTTCCACCCTCAACAATTAAGATTTCATAATTCAAAGAACTTACAAATAGCTTGTTATCAACTATTTTTGAATATTTCCACGACATAATGGCTGCTTTTTTTAATATGAAATTTTAAAACCTAAAAATCATCCATCTGATTATCAATAATATAGATAAAGATTTTAATTTCTTTTAGCCATTGGGAATGTAATTTCCCGTTCTTCTTCATCTACGGTTCCGAAAATTTTGGAGACCATAGAGTCTTTTGAGATTCGAATATAGCGGACTTCCGTAGGAAAGTCATTGCTTACATTTGCAAAAATGAGGGTATCCGGCGTATCTGATACAAGTTCAAAGTCCGTAATCTCTTGAAGGGAAATTTGTGTGCGAAAGAATACTTTATCTTCTCTTTGGCGAATTTCTAAATCTTCTCGAAAAACGGTATCATCATTAGCTAATTGAAAGCCTAATCCTTGTAGGGTACTGTCATTTTTCAGGTGCCAAATTTCAACAGAGGTATTTCCGCTGACGGTATTTTCCCACCGACCTATCAGCCATTGAAAATCTTGCAGCCGCTTAGACGGAACATCTGAGCATGAAAAAATACCTATAAATAGCATACAGAATACTTTTAGCCGAAGTTTCATGCACAAGTCTATGCATTTTTGCGGTTTAAAACAAGATGTCATTAAACTTTTTTTACGAAAATGCTGCTTCGCCAAATTTAATATTAAGCTGGCTTACGCAATTTCCTTACCATACATTTTTGCAATCGTTTAATAATCAAAATGATAAATACAGCCAATTTGAATGGATTGCTGCTTGGGCTACCGAATCTTGCCTAAAAATAGAAACCTTAGCGGCCTTAGATATTTGTCTAAAAAATAACCCTGAAAAATATTGGTTTGGCGGATTTTCATATTCTTTGATTGAATCTATCGAACCTAGCGTTAAGTTGAAAAAAAAGGCTTCCATTCCCTTTCCGGAAGTATTTTTATTTGCTGCGGAAGGGGTCGTACTCAAGCCCAAGGGTGGCCAGCCGATAACGCATATTTTTTCGGATAAAAAACCAGAATGGTCATCACTGTTTAATGAAAACCAACATTCAAGTTTAATTTTAGCAAATCCTGTTTTAGAATACTCTGATTATCAGCAGTTAGTAAAACAAGTTTTGGATGAAATTTATGCCGGAAATACCTATGAATTAAACTTGACTTGTGAGTTTTTGGCTACCGGAAATTTTGCTGCGAAGCAATTTTACCGGTTATTATCAAATGTTTCGCAAGCGCCATTTACCTATTGGTTTGCGTGGAATCATAAGTTATTGATAGGCAGCTCTCCGGAGCGTTTTTTGGCCAAAAGAGACCAACTCTTGATAGCGCAGCCAATAAAAGGCACTATCGCCCAAAAAAATACTTTGCAGGAAAATATAAACGCAATCCGGCAATTTCAGTCCAATGATAGATTTCAGGCTGAAAATGTGATGATTGTAGATTTGATGCGTAACGACTTTTATAGAATCTGTTTACCGCATAGTGTTGAAGTGCCGCAGCTCTTTGCCGTACAAACATTAAATAACTTATTTCATTTGTATTCAACGATTACGGGTATTTGTAGGCCGGAAACGACTTTGGGAGAAATTATTCGGGCGGTATTTCCAACCGGTTCTATGACAGGCGCTCCCAAAATAAAAACAATACAGCTAATTGATAACTATGAAGTTACTGGAAGAAGTGCTTATTCTGGATCACTTGGTTACATTTTACCCGGAGGGGATTTTGACTTTGCCGTTGTCATTCGAACATTGATTTATGAAGCCCTACAACAGCAAATCAGTTTTCATGTGGGGGGAGCTATCATTGCGGAATCCGACCCAATAGAAGAATGGAACGAACTATTGCTGAAAGCAAACAATATTCAGCAATGTCTAAAGAATCTAACTAACAGATAATCAGTGATTATACATAAGCTATCACGGAGATTTCTACCGGAACTTCTTTGGGTAAACGGCTAACTTGGACGGTTTCACGAGCGGGATATTTTGCTGAAAAATAGCTTCCATAGACAGCGTTTACGCGGGTAAAATCATCTAAGTTGGTCAAAAATATAGATGCTTTAACTACGTTTTCGAGGCATGATCCGCCGGCTTCTAAAATACTTTTTATATTTTGCATAACCCTGTGGGTAGCCTCTTCGATAGAGCCTGTTACTAACTCTCCGTTTTGTGGATTAACCGGAATTTGGCCAGAAACAAAGACTAAGTTTCCAACCTTAATCGCTTGACTATAAGGCCCGATAGGAGAGCCGGCTTCTGCTGTAAATATAACTTCTTTCATAATTTTGGGAAAGCAAATATACAAACTTGTGTCTTTGAGTGAGCTAAAACTATTATTTAGCAGTTACGTGCTTCGTTACGGGAGAAAAAATTAGAGGCTATCCTTTTCGGAGAGCCTCTAATTTTTGGGTTTTTAAAATAGTTTCTCAATATAAAGCATACAGATAGTTATCTTCTGCACCGATATAAATAACTCCGTTATCTATTGTTGGGGAGTTTGTAAAATTAGTTTCGGATTTATGTTTCCATAAAACAGTGCCGCTTTTGGAGTCTAAGGCGTAAAAGAGTTTATCGTTACCGGGGATATAGACCATACCTTCGGAAAGTACCGGAGAGGCTGTAACCTTAGCTGCTGTCTTGAACTTCCATTTCTCTGTACCTGTTTT
Encoded proteins:
- a CDS encoding RidA family protein; translated protein: MKEVIFTAEAGSPIGPYSQAIKVGNLVFVSGQIPVNPQNGELVTGSIEEATHRVMQNIKSILEAGGSCLENVVKASIFLTNLDDFTRVNAVYGSYFSAKYPARETVQVSRLPKEVPVEISVIAYV
- a CDS encoding anthranilate synthase component I family protein: MSLNFFYENAASPNLILSWLTQFPYHTFLQSFNNQNDKYSQFEWIAAWATESCLKIETLAALDICLKNNPEKYWFGGFSYSLIESIEPSVKLKKKASIPFPEVFLFAAEGVVLKPKGGQPITHIFSDKKPEWSSLFNENQHSSLILANPVLEYSDYQQLVKQVLDEIYAGNTYELNLTCEFLATGNFAAKQFYRLLSNVSQAPFTYWFAWNHKLLIGSSPERFLAKRDQLLIAQPIKGTIAQKNTLQENINAIRQFQSNDRFQAENVMIVDLMRNDFYRICLPHSVEVPQLFAVQTLNNLFHLYSTITGICRPETTLGEIIRAVFPTGSMTGAPKIKTIQLIDNYEVTGRSAYSGSLGYILPGGDFDFAVVIRTLIYEALQQQISFHVGGAIIAESDPIEEWNELLLKANNIQQCLKNLTNR
- the sucD gene encoding succinate--CoA ligase subunit alpha, whose protein sequence is MSILVNKDSRIIVQGFTGGEGTFHAQQMIAYGTQVVGGITPGKGGTKHLEKPVFNTVYQAVQETNANVSIIFVPAPFAADAIMEAADAEIPLIVAITEGIPVRDMIYAKEYVTERGVRLIGPNCPGVITPDECKVGIMPGFIHKSGTIGIVSRSGTLTYEAVDQVTKQGLGQSTCVGIGGDPIIGSTHLDIIRLFNEDPATEGIILIGEIGGQNEEIAAEYIKNHVRKPVVGFIAGQTAPPGRRMGHAGAIVSGGKGTAKEKMSVMAACGIYVVESPAEIGYMMAQALIKTKV
- a CDS encoding gamma carbonic anhydrase family protein, with translation MPIIRPFLGLSPKIHLSAFIAENATIIGDVELAAWSSVWYNAVLRGDVGKIAVGARSNIQDGVVIHSTAGYSTVQIGEDVTIGHSAILHGCVIGNCVLIGMGAIVLDNAIIPDNCMVAAGSVVSERSQLESGFLYAGIPAKKIKPLTEQRIQSILLSAFHYVENAKNYR
- a CDS encoding ATP-binding cassette domain-containing protein, whose product is MMTNYLVEAESLFLNFGTKVILENITFKIQQGEFVYLTGRTGSGKSTLLRSLYADVPVHKGSLRIGKYQLQNLPHAQYPYLRRTLGVVFQDFQLLPDRSVAENIAFVMRAIGINKTAEIKARVTEVLMQVGLASRANNYPHQLSGGEQQRTALARALVNNPLLIIADEPTGNLDPEVTDYLMKLIREINQKGTTIIMATHEISLIQRYPARVLTCEAGKLFETQPKFI
- a CDS encoding DUF6265 family protein; the protein is MKLRLKVFCMLFIGIFSCSDVPSKRLQDFQWLIGRWENTVSGNTSVEIWHLKNDSTLQGLGFQLANDDTVFREDLEIRQREDKVFFRTQISLQEITDFELVSDTPDTLIFANVSNDFPTEVRYIRISKDSMVSKIFGTVDEEEREITFPMAKRN
- a CDS encoding fructose-6-phosphate aldolase, with protein sequence MGEKKTYYVIKIKGKAKIPDYIQVRDSSFTLVGYFRIGHNERSSERNASSNTILFKKIDQLTVDTPFGIVTPIEISDDD